A single genomic interval of Cucumis sativus cultivar 9930 chromosome 7, Cucumber_9930_V3, whole genome shotgun sequence harbors:
- the LOC101204032 gene encoding pentatricopeptide repeat-containing protein At5g56310: MRAFGTQFRAESTRILTIFTTSLSPLHIPQIQAQLILQNLHSHPLIAHHFINTCHHLHLLGSAFLFFTHIPKPHVFICNSLIRAFSHSKIPHTPLFLYTHMNRNSISPNNYTFPFVLKSLADFKDLVGGQSVHTHVVKSGHASDLYVQNTLMDVYASCGKMGLCKKVFDEMLHTDVVSWTILIMGYRVSFMLDDALIVFEQMQYAGVDPNRVTIVNALAACASFGAIEMGVWIHEFVKTKRWEVDVVLGTALIDMYGKCGRIKEALAVFQAMKEKNVYTWNVFINGLASAKCGEEAIAWFKRMDEEGVEADDVTLVAVLSACSHSGLVNSGRQIFWSLIHGRFGFSPGIKHYSCMVDILARNGCIEEACVMIKDMPFEATRSMWGSLLTGSRAHGSLEVSEIAARRLVEMEPENGGYYVVLSNIYAEMGKWSEVEKVREIMKERGLKKDLGSSSVELQEVGKYA, from the coding sequence ATGAGAGCATTTGGCACCCAGTTCAGAGCTGAATCAACCAGAATTCTCACTATTTTCACCACTTCTCTTTCCCCACTTCACATCCCTCAAATTCAAGCTCAACTGATCCTTCAAAATCTCCATTCACATCCACTCATAGCCCACCATTTCATTAACACTTgccatcatcttcatcttctcggTTCcgcttttctcttctttaccCATATCCCCAAACCCCATGTCTTCATTTGCAATTCCTTAATCAGAGCTTTTTCTCACTCCAAAATCCCCCATACCCCTCTTTTCCTTTACACCCACATGAACAGAAACTCCATTTCCCCCAACAATTACACCTTCCCTTTTGTTCTCAAGTCATTAGCCGATTTCAAAGATCTTGTCGGTGGACAATCTGTTCATACCCACGTTGTCAAATCCGGACATGCTTCTGATCTTTATGTGCAGAATACGTTGATGGATGTGTATGCGTCCTGTGGGAAAATGGGGTTATGCAAGAAGGTGTTCGACGAAATGCTTCATACAGATGTTGTCTCGTGGACTATTTTGATTATGGGTTATAGAGTTTCTTTCATGTTGGATGATGCTTTGATTGTGTTTGAACAGATGCAATATGCAGGTGTGGACCCTAATCGTGTAACGATAGTCAATGCATTGGCTGCATGTGCGAGTTTTGGAGCTATTGAAATGGGTGTTTGGATACATGAGTTTGTGAAGACAAAAAGATGGGAAGTGGATGTGGTATTAGGGACTGCTTTGATCGATATGTATGGGAAATGTGGGAGAATCAAAGAGGCATTGGCTGTTTTCCAAGcaatgaaagagaagaatgTGTATACATGGAATGTATTCATTAATGGGTTGGCTTCGGCCAAGTGTGGAGAGGAGGCCATTGCTTGGTTTAAGAGAATGGATGAAGAAGGAGTTGAAGCAGATGACGTGACATTAGTGGCAGTGCTTTCTGCTTGTAGCCATTCTGGCTTGGTGAACAGCGGCAGGCAGATCTTCTGGTCTTTGATCCACGGGAGGTTCGGGTTTTCTCCAGGAATCAAACATTATTCATGTATGGTAGATATTTTGGCTCGTAATGGGTGTATTGAAGAGGCTTGTGTGATGATAAAGGATATGCCTTTTGAAGCCACCAGATCAATGTGGGGGTCTTTGCTAACTGGTAGCAGAGCTCATGGGAGCTTGGAAGTGAGTGAAATAGCAGCAAGGAGGCTTGTTGAAATGGAACCAGAGAATGGTGGTTATTATGTTGTGTTATCTAATATTTATGCAGAAATGGGGAAATGGAGTGAGGTTGAGAAAGTAAGAGAGATCATGAAAGAGAGAGGGCTGAAGAAGGATTTGGGGTCAAGTTCTGTTGAGCTTCAAGAGGTTGGAAAGTACGCGTGA